In the genome of Notamacropus eugenii isolate mMacEug1 chromosome 5, mMacEug1.pri_v2, whole genome shotgun sequence, one region contains:
- the TMEM218 gene encoding transmembrane protein 218, which translates to MAGTVLGVGAGVFILALLWVLVLLLCVLLSRASGLARFSGIFVFLAALIITLVLLFFPRATEVPTPEVEIKIMDKFFIGRYVLLAFLSIFFLGSLFLVLIHHILEPIYARPLRLD; encoded by the exons ATGGCTGGCACTGTACTTGGAGTGGGTGCAGGAGTATTCATCTTAGCGCTGCTGTGGGTGTTGGTATTGCTGCTGTGTGTGCTGTTATCCAGAGCCTCTGGTCTAGCTAG aTTCTCtggcatttttgtttttcttgctgctCTGATCATCACATtagttttgttgttctttccccGGGCCACTGAGGTCCCAACACCAGAGGTAGAAATTAAG ATCATGGACAAGTTCTTCATTGGTCGTTATGTTCTGCTGGCTTTCCTCAGTATTTTCTTCCTTGGAAGCCTCTTCCTGGTTCTAATTCACCACATCCTGGAACCAATCTATGCCAGACCACTTCGACTGGACTAA